In Candidatus Eisenbacteria bacterium, one genomic interval encodes:
- a CDS encoding S8 family serine peptidase gives MRCLSGVSLFFILGFFLFPTIAESMDSNRYEVLHSGSPFTPVAGDYSEGLAELAGSADPTGLHMWVQVEELGNKAWRESMAQEGVQLLDYVPRNAWIAKVSPTLTASDLRRLGVRWLGALRLEDKVSSHILLNEEAPWAEYEEGAVIYTVTFHKDVTETAAGAVLQAYPHLASDRIEALNTQVIALNPDQVEALAMEDAVKWVSLLPPPLGELNDGIREAVQVNDAHQPPYNLDGTGSNVLVYDAGPVDSSHPDFSPNRCIVGEGGSPASHATHVGGTVAGNGTNNSNYKGMAPNAKVITYTYESCNPNCLYNSPQDIEFNYAEGLLNYGAQLATNSLGSNIAINGYPCSWEGDYELTAQLLDAIAYGDWTAGIPFLSLWAAGNERAYGTCGTTYNTVGAPGASKNAIVVGATNSNDHSMTYFSSWGPVDDGRIRPDICAPGCQTGGDGGITSTAPGGGYSVKCGTSMATPAMAGIMALVLEELRHSPTGMPNIFPATLKALAINTAQDYGNTGPDYEFGFGEVRTTQIIDQLRNRGYIQSAMDHGDEFTYVFQVPAGESLLRASIVWSDVPGETFASVVLVNDLDIWFEDPQGGQHFPYILNPSSPSSAATRGEDHRNNVEQIEVSNPEDGLWTLHVVGGDVPEGPQKFSIVTNQRFAGQNIASAGDELFHRTGRILNARNQPNPFQPSTTIRFSLAKDEENVGLYVYDAAGRLVRTLASGPMPAGSKNILWDGEDASGRRVSSGVYFYRIQVADQTVTRSMVRLN, from the coding sequence GTGCGTTGTTTGTCAGGGGTGTCGTTATTCTTCATTTTGGGATTTTTTCTATTCCCCACCATCGCTGAATCAATGGATTCGAATCGCTATGAGGTCCTCCACAGCGGGAGCCCCTTCACACCTGTCGCTGGGGATTATAGCGAGGGGCTGGCCGAGCTTGCGGGAAGCGCGGATCCAACGGGTCTTCACATGTGGGTCCAGGTTGAAGAGCTTGGGAATAAAGCCTGGCGTGAATCGATGGCGCAGGAGGGGGTTCAGCTCCTCGACTATGTGCCCCGAAACGCCTGGATCGCCAAGGTTTCACCCACGCTGACAGCTTCCGATTTGCGGCGTCTCGGTGTTCGCTGGCTGGGAGCGCTCCGGTTGGAAGATAAGGTGAGTTCCCACATTTTGTTGAACGAAGAGGCCCCATGGGCGGAATATGAAGAGGGCGCGGTCATCTACACCGTGACCTTCCACAAAGATGTCACTGAGACAGCGGCCGGGGCGGTTCTACAGGCGTATCCGCATCTCGCCAGCGACAGAATCGAGGCTCTGAATACACAGGTTATCGCCCTCAATCCCGATCAGGTGGAAGCTCTGGCGATGGAAGATGCCGTGAAGTGGGTTTCTCTCCTTCCGCCGCCGTTGGGTGAGCTGAATGACGGGATCCGCGAGGCGGTTCAAGTGAATGACGCCCATCAGCCTCCCTATAATCTTGATGGAACCGGTTCCAACGTTCTCGTTTATGACGCCGGCCCGGTTGATTCATCACATCCCGATTTTTCCCCGAATCGGTGCATCGTCGGCGAGGGCGGTTCACCGGCCAGCCACGCCACGCATGTCGGCGGCACCGTCGCCGGGAACGGAACCAACAACTCGAACTACAAGGGGATGGCGCCGAACGCGAAGGTTATCACCTATACGTACGAATCCTGCAATCCAAACTGCTTGTACAATAGCCCGCAGGATATTGAGTTCAACTATGCGGAAGGTCTGCTCAACTATGGAGCGCAACTCGCCACGAACTCGCTCGGCAGCAATATCGCCATCAACGGTTATCCCTGCTCTTGGGAAGGCGATTACGAGCTGACGGCCCAGCTTCTCGATGCGATTGCATACGGTGATTGGACCGCGGGGATTCCCTTCCTCTCCCTCTGGGCCGCCGGAAACGAGCGGGCCTACGGCACGTGCGGGACGACCTACAATACCGTCGGCGCGCCGGGAGCCTCTAAGAATGCGATTGTCGTCGGGGCGACCAATTCGAATGATCACTCGATGACCTACTTCTCCTCTTGGGGACCGGTTGATGACGGCCGGATCCGGCCCGATATCTGCGCACCGGGTTGCCAAACCGGCGGCGATGGCGGGATTACCTCTACAGCGCCGGGCGGCGGCTATTCCGTCAAGTGCGGAACCTCGATGGCGACGCCGGCCATGGCCGGGATCATGGCCCTCGTGCTGGAGGAGTTGAGACATTCGCCGACAGGCATGCCCAACATCTTCCCGGCCACACTCAAAGCGCTGGCAATCAATACGGCTCAGGATTACGGCAATACCGGACCTGATTACGAGTTCGGTTTCGGTGAGGTCCGCACGACGCAGATCATCGATCAACTCCGGAATCGAGGCTATATCCAAAGCGCGATGGACCATGGCGATGAGTTCACCTATGTCTTCCAGGTGCCGGCCGGAGAATCGCTGCTGCGCGCATCCATCGTTTGGAGTGATGTCCCGGGAGAGACCTTCGCTTCCGTGGTGCTGGTGAATGATCTTGATATCTGGTTTGAAGACCCGCAGGGCGGACAGCATTTCCCCTATATTTTGAATCCCAGCTCGCCTTCATCGGCGGCGACAAGGGGCGAGGACCATCGCAATAATGTGGAGCAGATTGAAGTTTCTAATCCCGAAGATGGTCTTTGGACCCTGCATGTTGTGGGCGGCGATGTACCGGAAGGCCCGCAGAAATTCAGTATTGTGACCAACCAAAGATTCGCGGGGCAGAATATCGCATCGGCGGGGGATGAGCTCTTCCACCGCACCGGCCGTATTCTGAATGCGCGGAACCAGCCTAATCCATTCCAGCCCTCGACCACCATTCGATTCTCCCTCGCTAAGGATGAAGAGAATGTCGGCCTTTATGTCTACGATGCGGCCGGCCGTCTCGTGCGGACATTGGCGTCGGGTCCTATGCCGGCGGGTTCGAAGAACATTCTGTGGGATGGCGAAGATGCTTCCGGGCGGCGCGTTTCCAGCGGCGTCTATTTCTACAGGATTCAGGTTGCGGATCAGACGGTCACGCGATCCATGGTTCGCCTGAATTAG
- a CDS encoding JAB domain-containing protein: MKDREVHPQKEDGRSGRMSPSQPFLPLGSAGRSPEILRRWALEGRVGELDDVEILSVLLGPERATGKTMRLARDLVTRGLLARDGAPASLKPGLEGLGPVRKARLLAALELAHRLHPPPIGLISHQKPLEAPRQVYDWARAYSLSDREHFLVLHLNTRHVPRKLEVISIGSLDASIVHPREVFRSAIREATAAIILIHNHPSGDPHPSRDDIHTTDRLVQAGRLVGIRVLDHVIMAGEQFFSFREEGVIDPDKS; the protein is encoded by the coding sequence ATGAAGGACAGGGAGGTCCACCCCCAAAAAGAAGACGGCCGATCAGGCCGGATGTCGCCCAGCCAGCCCTTCCTTCCCCTCGGATCGGCGGGCCGTTCTCCCGAGATCCTGCGCCGCTGGGCGCTCGAGGGACGGGTCGGGGAATTGGATGATGTCGAGATCCTATCCGTTCTCCTCGGACCGGAGCGGGCCACCGGAAAGACGATGCGCTTGGCGAGGGACCTGGTGACCCGAGGTCTTCTCGCCAGAGATGGGGCGCCGGCGTCACTGAAGCCCGGTCTCGAGGGTCTAGGTCCGGTGCGCAAAGCCCGCCTCTTGGCGGCCCTCGAATTGGCCCACCGTCTTCATCCCCCGCCGATCGGCCTCATCTCTCATCAGAAACCGCTGGAAGCTCCCCGCCAGGTCTACGACTGGGCCAGAGCTTATTCCCTGAGCGACCGGGAACATTTTCTCGTCCTTCATCTCAATACGCGGCATGTCCCGCGCAAGCTGGAGGTCATCTCGATCGGGAGTCTCGATGCCTCCATCGTTCACCCGCGGGAGGTCTTTCGCAGCGCAATCCGGGAGGCGACTGCGGCGATCATCCTTATACATAACCATCCGTCGGGAGACCCCCATCCCAGCCGGGATGACATTCACACAACCGATCGATTGGTGCAGGCCGGCCGTCTGGTGGGGATCCGTGTGCTGGATCATGTCATCATGGCGGGAGAACAATTTTTCTCATTTCGGGAGGAGGGGGTGATCGATCCTGATAAGAGCTAG
- the ettA gene encoding energy-dependent translational throttle protein EttA, protein MAHQFIFTMQGVGKVHPPDKVVLRDIWLSFYPGAKIGVLGANGAGKTSLLRIMAGIDTEHLGEAAPAKGIRIGFVEQEPQLDPEKDVKGNIEEGLAEIRDLLLKFEEISARFSEPMEPDEMETLLAQQGEVQEQIENADGWNLDRRIEIAMDALRCPPGDADVSTLSGGERRRVALCRTLLQQPDLLLLDEPTNHLDADSVAWLERHLKDFPGTIVAVTHDRYFLDNVAGWILELDRGHGIPWEGNYSSWLEQKEERLRQEVKVDQKRQRTLARELEWVRMSPRARQAKGKARLAAYEELLTQNMEEREEVAQIVIPPGARLGNLVVQAKNVMKGFGDRLLFEGMEFSLPRGGIVGVVGPNGAGKTTLFRMIVGEETADAGELQIGETVEISYVDQNRDALNPENTIWQEITGGEESIMVGKREINSRRYVGSFAFKGGDQQKKIAGLSGGERNRVHLAKLLKSGGNLLLLDEPSNDLDVDTLRALEQALLDFAGCAVVISHDRWFLDRIATHILAFEGESRTFWFEGNFQAYEEDRRKRLGAEADQPHRIRYKKLVH, encoded by the coding sequence ATGGCCCATCAATTCATCTTCACCATGCAGGGCGTCGGCAAGGTGCATCCGCCCGACAAGGTTGTGCTGCGGGATATCTGGCTCTCGTTTTATCCCGGCGCAAAAATCGGCGTCTTGGGCGCCAATGGCGCGGGGAAAACAAGCCTTCTCCGAATCATGGCCGGGATCGATACGGAGCATTTGGGAGAAGCCGCGCCGGCCAAGGGGATCCGTATCGGTTTTGTAGAACAGGAACCCCAGCTCGATCCTGAGAAGGATGTCAAAGGCAACATCGAAGAGGGGCTCGCGGAGATCCGCGACCTGCTGTTGAAGTTCGAGGAGATCAGTGCGCGTTTTTCCGAGCCGATGGAGCCGGATGAAATGGAAACCCTCCTTGCCCAACAGGGCGAAGTGCAGGAGCAGATTGAAAACGCCGACGGATGGAACCTCGACCGGCGCATCGAGATCGCCATGGACGCGTTGCGGTGCCCGCCCGGAGATGCCGATGTTTCCACGCTATCGGGCGGCGAGCGGCGCCGGGTGGCCCTGTGCCGCACCCTCCTGCAGCAGCCCGATCTCCTCCTGTTGGATGAGCCGACGAATCATCTCGACGCCGACTCGGTCGCGTGGCTCGAACGTCACTTGAAGGATTTTCCCGGCACGATCGTTGCCGTAACCCACGACCGCTACTTCCTTGACAATGTGGCCGGATGGATTTTGGAATTGGATCGCGGCCACGGCATCCCATGGGAAGGGAACTACTCCTCCTGGCTTGAACAAAAGGAAGAGCGGCTGCGGCAAGAAGTAAAGGTGGATCAAAAACGCCAGCGGACCTTGGCCCGCGAGCTCGAATGGGTGCGCATGAGCCCCCGGGCGCGCCAGGCAAAGGGTAAGGCGCGCCTCGCGGCCTATGAAGAGCTCCTCACACAGAATATGGAAGAGCGTGAGGAGGTGGCGCAAATCGTCATCCCGCCGGGCGCCCGGCTCGGCAATTTGGTCGTTCAGGCGAAGAATGTGATGAAGGGTTTCGGAGACCGCCTTCTCTTTGAGGGGATGGAGTTCAGCCTCCCCCGCGGCGGGATCGTCGGTGTCGTCGGCCCGAACGGCGCGGGTAAAACAACCCTCTTCCGCATGATTGTGGGGGAGGAGACCGCCGATGCCGGGGAATTGCAGATCGGTGAAACGGTCGAGATCTCGTATGTTGATCAAAACCGCGATGCGTTGAATCCAGAGAATACGATTTGGCAAGAGATCACCGGGGGTGAAGAGTCGATCATGGTCGGCAAGCGTGAGATCAACTCGCGCCGGTATGTTGGATCCTTTGCTTTCAAAGGGGGCGATCAGCAGAAGAAGATCGCCGGTCTCTCGGGTGGGGAGCGCAATCGGGTTCACTTGGCGAAATTGTTAAAATCCGGCGGAAACCTATTGCTGCTCGATGAGCCCTCCAACGATCTCGATGTCGATACGCTGCGCGCTCTGGAACAAGCCCTGCTCGATTTTGCCGGATGCGCTGTTGTGATCAGCCACGACCGCTGGTTCCTCGATCGGATCGCGACGCATATCCTCGCCTTTGAGGGGGAGAGCCGCACCTTCTGGTTCGAGGGAAACTTTCAAGCTTATGAGGAAGATCGGCGGAAACGGCTCGGCGCCGAGGCCGATCAGCCGCATCGCATCAGGTACAAGAAACTGGTTCACTGA
- a CDS encoding T9SS type A sorting domain-containing protein, with protein MGELRDRLFMTAGDYIENHTYDPLYIRGYGIVNASNAEIDVSGTLNGSDLGRARALHLFPNPTRAGWTISYDLGDAGIVDLGIYDTGGRRIRTLLHSFQAKGHHIFPLGDQGLGQGVYFCRLHIGKRVKAQQKLVIFH; from the coding sequence GTGGGGGAGTTGCGGGATCGCTTGTTCATGACGGCGGGCGACTACATTGAGAACCATACTTATGATCCCCTCTATATCCGCGGATACGGCATTGTGAATGCTTCCAATGCCGAAATCGATGTTAGTGGGACCTTGAATGGATCCGATCTCGGAAGAGCGCGTGCGCTTCACCTCTTTCCCAATCCCACCCGGGCCGGATGGACGATTTCGTATGATCTAGGCGATGCGGGGATCGTCGATTTGGGAATATATGATACCGGCGGCCGGAGAATACGAACCCTCTTGCATTCTTTCCAGGCCAAGGGGCATCATATCTTTCCCCTTGGCGACCAGGGATTAGGACAAGGGGTCTATTTCTGCCGGCTGCATATCGGAAAGCGAGTCAAAGCGCAACAGAAGCTCGTGATTTTTCATTGA
- a CDS encoding S8 family serine peptidase, which produces MALHERGSTGDGVVIGILDTGFQRSHAAFNDPAHTLSVIAERDFVDNDPHTGIETGDPPDQHSHGTLILGTIGAYREGELIGGAYDASFILAKVEDAGSEFPLEEDWFAAGLEFIEAQGGDVATSSLIAGWYGQNEMDGETSIMAQAFNIATANGVHCCQGAGNSGHDDLPTTSHLAAPADACIVQSHPE; this is translated from the coding sequence ATGGCCCTGCACGAAAGAGGTTCCACCGGGGATGGCGTTGTCATCGGCATACTCGATACAGGCTTTCAGCGCAGCCATGCAGCGTTTAATGATCCGGCGCACACCTTGTCGGTGATCGCCGAGCGGGATTTTGTCGATAACGATCCCCATACCGGCATTGAAACGGGCGATCCACCCGATCAGCATTCTCATGGCACTCTGATCCTGGGAACCATCGGAGCCTATCGAGAGGGTGAATTGATCGGCGGGGCCTACGATGCTTCATTTATTCTCGCCAAGGTCGAGGATGCCGGATCGGAATTTCCCCTTGAAGAAGATTGGTTCGCCGCCGGCCTGGAATTTATCGAGGCCCAGGGCGGCGATGTCGCCACATCCTCCCTTATCGCCGGTTGGTATGGGCAGAATGAAATGGATGGCGAGACATCGATTATGGCGCAGGCTTTTAATATCGCCACGGCCAATGGAGTCCACTGTTGTCAGGGCGCGGGGAACAGCGGTCATGACGACCTTCCGACAACCTCCCACCTGGCGGCTCCGGCCGATGCCTGTATTGTTCAATCCCATCCTGAATAG
- the ftsY gene encoding signal recognition particle-docking protein FtsY, producing MKSLWKRMAGGMEKTRNRLANGIEDLIKRRPKLDDSFYEELEELLIVSDVGPQLSEELVQTVRERARQERVQDGEQLTALLGRVIIELLGGPSNGDSCIPKPNPESLHVISVIGVNGVGKTTTIGKLALRYQAEGHRPLIVASDTFRAAASEQLEVWGQRAGVEIVKSQSGADPGSVAFDGIQAARSRHATVVFVDTAGRLQTNANLMGELQKIHRVLDKAHPGAPHEVLLVLDAVVGQNGLSQAQSFRDAVGVTGLVLTKLDGSARGGSILPIRRKLGTPVQWIGIGEGINDLEPFEPEAFVEALLKPTGAAIP from the coding sequence ATGAAGAGCCTCTGGAAGAGGATGGCGGGCGGGATGGAGAAGACCCGGAACCGCCTTGCCAACGGCATCGAAGATTTGATCAAGCGGCGGCCGAAACTGGATGACAGCTTTTACGAGGAGCTTGAAGAGCTATTGATCGTTTCCGATGTGGGGCCGCAATTGTCGGAAGAATTGGTTCAAACAGTCCGGGAACGGGCCCGGCAGGAACGGGTGCAAGATGGGGAACAACTGACCGCTCTTTTGGGGCGGGTGATTATCGAACTCCTCGGCGGACCTTCGAATGGTGATAGCTGCATTCCCAAACCCAATCCTGAGTCCCTGCATGTTATTTCTGTTATCGGTGTGAACGGGGTCGGGAAAACCACCACGATCGGGAAACTCGCTCTAAGATATCAAGCGGAAGGGCACCGGCCGCTGATCGTGGCATCCGATACCTTCCGGGCCGCGGCCAGCGAGCAATTAGAGGTCTGGGGTCAGCGGGCCGGTGTGGAGATCGTCAAGAGTCAATCGGGCGCCGATCCCGGCTCGGTCGCCTTCGACGGCATCCAGGCGGCGCGTTCACGCCATGCCACCGTTGTCTTTGTCGACACCGCCGGTCGGTTGCAGACGAACGCCAATCTCATGGGTGAACTGCAGAAAATTCACCGTGTTTTGGATAAGGCCCATCCGGGCGCCCCGCACGAAGTCCTCCTTGTCTTGGACGCCGTTGTCGGTCAAAACGGTCTTAGCCAGGCGCAATCATTCCGCGATGCGGTGGGCGTCACCGGTTTGGTTTTAACGAAGCTGGACGGATCGGCGCGGGGCGGTTCTATATTGCCGATCCGGCGCAAACTTGGAACGCCTGTACAGTGGATCGGTATCGGTGAAGGCATTAATGATCTCGAACCATTTGAACCGGAAGCCTTTGTAGAGGCTCTTCTCAAACCGACGGGCGCCGCCATCCCGTAG
- the nrdR gene encoding transcriptional regulator NrdR, which yields MKCPHCGHSEDKVIDSRSIREGGAVRRRRECDLCHRRFTTYEYVESAALQVIKRDGRREPFQRDKLVKGVRQALHKRPVSTQAMEELVERIENEFARDGIMELESRRIGESVMAELAQLDQVAYIRFASVYRQFRDVQQFVDTIRSLLPEKKAGDGAGNGDGDGEKAVSRESEEGAEIETDRAGE from the coding sequence ATGAAATGTCCACATTGCGGTCATTCTGAAGATAAGGTCATCGACTCGCGGTCGATCCGCGAAGGCGGCGCCGTGCGCCGGCGCCGGGAGTGCGACCTCTGCCACCGCCGTTTTACAACATATGAATATGTGGAATCGGCGGCGCTCCAGGTTATCAAGAGGGACGGGAGGCGGGAACCGTTTCAAAGAGACAAACTCGTCAAAGGGGTTCGGCAGGCTTTGCACAAAAGACCGGTCAGCACCCAGGCGATGGAGGAGTTGGTCGAACGGATCGAGAACGAATTCGCCCGCGACGGCATCATGGAGTTGGAGAGCCGGCGGATCGGCGAATCCGTCATGGCGGAATTGGCGCAATTGGATCAGGTTGCCTATATCCGGTTCGCTTCCGTGTATAGACAATTCCGGGATGTTCAACAATTCGTTGATACGATCCGGTCGTTGCTGCCTGAAAAGAAGGCCGGGGACGGCGCTGGAAATGGGGATGGAGATGGGGAGAAGGCGGTCTCCCGGGAATCTGAAGAAGGAGCAGAGATTGAAACCGATCGCGCCGGTGAGTAG
- the nadC gene encoding carboxylating nicotinate-nucleotide diphosphorylase, with the protein MPLHQDDLSAFIKRALEEDVGRGDITTEACVPPDRTGAGHIRAHASGILSGLEVARQVFLTWDPGLIVGLEKADGERVQAGDEVLTVSGRLASIMTAERVALNFLCHLSGVATLTARYVEAVEGKIRILDTRKTLPGFRRLQKQAVVHGGGTNHRERLDSAILIKDNHLAAAGGIDAAVRRTREAKPGERLILEVSNLEEANQAAALEVEHLLLDNMSPDEIREIVALLSRKSPRPFLEISGGVTLETIRPYAETGADAVSVGALTHSASVLDLGLDVDQL; encoded by the coding sequence ATGCCGTTGCACCAAGATGATCTGTCGGCCTTTATTAAACGGGCTCTGGAGGAGGATGTCGGCCGGGGGGATATCACCACCGAGGCTTGTGTCCCGCCCGACCGCACCGGAGCAGGCCATATCCGTGCCCATGCATCGGGGATCTTATCCGGTCTCGAGGTCGCCCGGCAGGTCTTTCTTACCTGGGATCCCGGTCTGATCGTGGGCCTTGAGAAAGCCGATGGGGAGAGGGTTCAGGCCGGCGACGAGGTCTTGACCGTCTCCGGGCGGCTGGCCTCCATCATGACGGCCGAGCGGGTGGCTCTGAATTTTCTTTGCCATCTCTCCGGTGTGGCGACCCTGACGGCCCGCTATGTGGAGGCGGTTGAGGGAAAAATCCGTATCTTGGACACCCGCAAGACATTGCCGGGATTCAGGCGGCTCCAAAAGCAGGCGGTGGTTCACGGCGGAGGGACGAATCACCGTGAGAGACTGGACAGCGCCATCCTCATTAAAGATAATCACTTAGCGGCAGCCGGCGGGATTGATGCGGCGGTCCGGCGGACCCGTGAGGCCAAACCGGGCGAACGCCTTATCCTGGAGGTTTCCAATTTGGAAGAGGCGAATCAAGCCGCCGCGCTGGAAGTCGAGCATCTTTTGCTGGATAATATGAGCCCGGATGAAATTCGGGAGATTGTGGCGCTCCTCAGCAGGAAGTCGCCGCGACCCTTTCTAGAGATTTCGGGGGGGGTAACGCTCGAGACGATTAGGCCTTATGCTGAGACAGGGGCCGATGCCGTATCGGTGGGGGCCCTGACCCACTCAGCTTCTGTTTTGGATTTGGGTCTGGACGTCGATCAGTTATAG
- the uvrB gene encoding excinuclease ABC subunit UvrB, whose protein sequence is MSNFRLISRNEPRGDQPQAIRELTEQVLAGRQHQTLLGVTGSGKTFTIAHMIANLNRPTLVISHNKTLAAQLYGEFRGLFPENGVGYFVSYYDYYQPEAYVPQTDTYIEKDAKINDDIDRLRLQASGLLLTRRDVIIVASVSCIYGLGDPAQFRRRMLRLCVGEMIPREEIIGKLVEIRYERNDLELRRGVFRVRGDLVEIFPAHDETAYRVYLSGDEVERIQKFDPLTGEAGAEIPALAVFPATHFLAPPEQMEHGLRAIEEELKIRVKELDGEGKNLEAQRLRGRTRYDLEMLREVGYCTGIENYSRHLSGRRAGERPTCLLDYFPEDFITIIDESHVTIPQLGGMYAGDRSRKETLVQHGFRLPSALDNRPLKFDEIESFIKTVIYISATPAAFEMEKCEGVVVEQVIRPTGLIDPEIHLHPIEGQMDHLLEQVQQRTERGERVLITTLTKRMAEELADYLSEMNIRVRYIHSDVASLDRMEILRGLRLGEFDVLVGINLLREGLDLPEVSLVAILDADKEGFLRSERSLIQTAGRAARNERGAVILYADKMTDSMARAIHETTRRRKLQIEYNRKHGITPQTIQKTMEEIMLSTSVADARTGTQKEKPAPASGLLAWAIQGTPPKESDKAQMIQLLLEEMKAAADALEFEKAASLRDRLLDLQATLSDVGSPQARKRFNRRRKR, encoded by the coding sequence GTGTCTAACTTCCGATTGATATCCAGAAATGAACCCCGGGGCGATCAGCCCCAGGCCATCCGTGAATTGACGGAGCAAGTTCTCGCCGGGCGCCAGCACCAGACCCTGCTGGGTGTGACTGGATCGGGCAAGACTTTCACCATTGCCCACATGATCGCCAATCTGAACCGTCCCACTCTGGTTATTTCGCATAACAAGACGCTGGCCGCCCAGCTCTACGGTGAATTTAGAGGCCTATTCCCGGAAAACGGCGTCGGCTATTTTGTTTCCTATTACGATTATTATCAGCCCGAGGCCTACGTACCGCAGACCGACACCTATATCGAAAAAGACGCAAAGATCAATGATGATATCGACCGATTGCGGCTTCAGGCCTCCGGCCTTCTACTCACCCGCCGGGATGTCATCATTGTCGCCTCCGTCTCCTGCATCTATGGATTGGGGGATCCCGCGCAATTCCGCCGCCGCATGCTGCGGCTCTGTGTCGGCGAGATGATCCCCCGTGAGGAGATTATCGGGAAGCTGGTTGAAATCCGCTATGAACGAAATGATCTCGAATTGCGCCGAGGTGTCTTTCGTGTACGGGGGGATCTGGTCGAGATCTTCCCGGCCCATGATGAGACGGCCTATCGTGTCTATCTCTCTGGAGATGAAGTCGAAAGGATCCAGAAATTCGATCCCCTGACCGGAGAAGCGGGCGCTGAGATTCCGGCGCTCGCTGTCTTTCCCGCGACGCACTTCCTGGCGCCGCCCGAGCAGATGGAGCACGGTTTGCGTGCGATTGAGGAGGAATTGAAGATCCGCGTCAAGGAACTGGATGGCGAGGGGAAGAACCTGGAAGCGCAGCGGCTCCGCGGCCGGACGCGGTACGACCTTGAGATGTTAAGAGAAGTCGGTTATTGCACCGGGATAGAAAACTACTCCCGTCATCTCTCGGGCCGCCGCGCCGGCGAACGGCCGACATGCCTTCTGGATTATTTTCCGGAAGATTTTATCACCATTATTGATGAGAGTCATGTGACGATTCCGCAGCTGGGCGGGATGTATGCGGGGGACCGGTCCCGCAAGGAGACATTAGTCCAGCATGGTTTTCGCCTTCCATCGGCATTGGATAACAGGCCCTTGAAATTCGATGAAATCGAATCATTCATCAAGACGGTTATCTATATCTCTGCGACTCCCGCCGCATTTGAAATGGAAAAATGTGAAGGTGTCGTGGTCGAGCAGGTCATCCGTCCCACCGGCTTGATTGATCCGGAGATTCATCTGCATCCGATCGAGGGGCAGATGGACCATCTGCTGGAACAGGTGCAACAGCGCACGGAACGCGGCGAACGCGTGCTGATCACAACTTTAACAAAAAGGATGGCTGAAGAGCTGGCCGATTATCTCTCGGAAATGAATATCCGGGTCCGCTATATCCACTCCGATGTCGCGTCTTTGGACAGGATGGAGATCCTGCGGGGCCTGCGTCTCGGTGAGTTCGATGTCCTTGTGGGGATAAATCTTCTTCGGGAGGGATTGGATCTGCCGGAAGTCTCCCTCGTGGCGATTCTCGACGCCGACAAGGAGGGATTTCTCCGCTCGGAGCGAAGCCTTATACAAACAGCCGGCCGGGCGGCGCGGAATGAGCGGGGCGCCGTAATCCTTTATGCCGACAAGATGACCGACTCGATGGCCCGGGCCATCCATGAAACGACACGGCGCCGCAAACTGCAGATCGAATACAATAGAAAACACGGCATCACACCGCAGACCATTCAAAAGACGATGGAGGAGATCATGCTCTCCACATCGGTGGCGGATGCGCGGACCGGAACGCAGAAAGAGAAACCAGCGCCTGCGAGCGGGCTCTTGGCGTGGGCGATTCAGGGCACGCCGCCGAAGGAATCGGATAAAGCGCAGATGATCCAGTTGCTGCTCGAAGAGATGAAGGCCGCGGCTGACGCTCTGGAATTCGAAAAGGCGGCCAGCCTGCGGGACCGGCTTCTCGATCTTCAGGCGACCCTTTCTGATGTGGGGTCGCCGCAAGCTCGGAAGCGCTTCAATCGACGGAGGAAAAGGTGA